TCCCGCGATGGACAGCAGCGCACTTTTAAGGCCGATGAGGATGGCGAGCTACTGGTACAAGAGCTGGAAGCAGGGCTCTACGAAGTGCGTATTTCCCACCCAGATTACTTCGTTGACAGGCAACCCAGTGTGCGAGTGGTTAACGCCAAAACAACACCGCTGAATATCGCCTTAAATGATGCGCGGGGAAACCTCGAAGAAATGCTGGTGCAAGCGTCGAAAACGCGCGTGGATGTATTGAGCGCGGTGAGTAGCACTAGTGTTGACCGCGAAGCCTTGCGCAGTGCCGCTGGTGGTGGTGGTGATGTACTGCGCTCTCTCGATGGCTTGCCGGGCTTGTTCTCTGGTGGTGAGTTTTCCAGTTACACCGTGCGTGGCAATGGGCCACGCAATAACCTCATACTGGTTGATGGTATTCCATTCGCCGATGTTGTGCATTTTAGCGATGCTTTTGGCGAGCAAGAGGATTTAGAAGGCGGCGGTCGTTATTCGGTATTTGCACCTAATGTCATTGCCGAAGCAAAATTCCAGCCCGGAGGTTGGGGGCCAGGTTATGGTGGTCAAGCGGGGTCTCTGCTTCAGTTGGATGTGGCAGAGGCTAACAACGAGACACCATCGTCTACTGTTCGTTTTGATGTTGCAGGGCTGGAGGTAGGTTACGACGGCCCTAGTTATATACACGACAAAACATCTGTGCTGTTTTCTGCCCGCAGTCTGGATTTCACTCAACTATTTGAAACTATAGGCTTGGACGATTTAGGTGAACCGAGACTGACAGATATTATTGTCAAAACGACAACGCAGCTCACCAACGACAAGTTTAATTTTTTGCTGCTCGACTCCTCGGAAGATTATTTACGCACAGTCAAACATGTTATTGCGTCGGATGAAGACGAAATTGGCGATTATGCCAATGCCGGTTTGGCGCAAACTGAACGCAGTAACCGTTTGTGGGCTTTCACTTGGGAACATTTGACCGCTAATGATGGCGAGGTAGGGCAGCGCTTGTATCATCGTTCATTTGATGAAGAAGCGGCATCGGGAGAGGCTTACCCAGATTTGGTTCCACAGGGTTCCCCTGAAAATGAAGTGCCGGTTCGTCCAGAGCTATTGTTATCGACGCACAGCGAAACTGAAATGGGCTACCGTCTCGATTATCGGGTACCCAACATGCTGGGTTATTTTTCTACTGGGCTGCGCATTGCCAATATTGAACGTGATATGGGCCTAGAGTTAACCGACAACTGGATTCGGTACACCTATAATTATTACGATTCTCGTCCCTCTGCAGATGCACGCTACATAGAACTTACGCCCGAGACAACTAATAACCAGTTCCGTGAATCGGCGACTAATTACACGCTTTATGTCGATCAACAGTTAGAGACCGGTGATTGGGAGTGGCGTGCGGGATTGCGTTACGACCAAGACAACTTTGCCAACGAAACGATTTTCTCTCCGCGGCTAGGTGCCACCTGGTTGGCGAGCCAGAACGTACGTATAACCGCAACGGCCGGGCGATATCATCAGGAGCCCGATGCAACCGAGCGGGCTAGCGATGCCAGCAATGCAGACCTCAAAAATGAATTGGTTGACCAGCTTAGTGTTGGTTTTGCTTATTCGCTTTCAGACAGTCTTGAGCTGTTCGTAGAGCCCTATTACCAGAGCTTAACCGAATTAATTGTTGAGCAGGACGGTACACGTCGAACCTTGGCGAATACCGGTGAAGGGCGCTCCTATGGTTTGGATACCGCGCTTACGCGGGTGTTCGACAATGGCTGGTCGGCTGACGTGACCTATTCCTATAATGATTCCACGGTAAAAGATTCAGCCGATGGTGATTATTACGATGCGGATTTTGGCCGCCCCCATAGCATGAGTGTTGGCGGTATCTGGGAAGCCAATGCACGCTGGAAAATTTCCAGCCGTTGGAAGTACGCCTCTGGCCGCCCCAGCGATAGCTATGTAGTACATGAGAACGTGTTGGGCGATGATCAGCCGCTGCGTTATTCACGAGAAACAGTGGCCTTTAATACTGACCGTTACGACAGCTACAACTCACTGAACGTGCGAGTGGATTACCGGAGAGCGTTTGGGCGCACGAATGTTATTGCGTTTGTGGATGTGATTAATTTACTGGGTTCCAGTAACCCGTCCAATACCGGTTTCAATGAGCGCAGCGGTGAAGATATTGCCGAAGAAGGCTCCGCTGTGCCCGTGATCGGATTTAGGCTGGAATGGTAATCGTACAGCCTTTCTTTTGATTTCGACGTTCTGTAGATTATTTTTTTTGGTTGACAGAACCCGAAGTGAAACAAGCTGAGGCGCAGCGATACGCCTCAGTTCGATCCGGTTAATGATCTAGGTCGCAAACTCTGCAACTTGATAGTTTTTAGTTAAGGATTGTTGTGTTGTGGCAGGAACGGGGTCGTAATGACTAAATTCAAGGGTGAATGAACCCAAGCCTCCCGTCATCGATTTTATTCTCGATTGATAATCAAAAAGTTCAGACAAGGGTAGTTTTGCGCTGATTTGAACTTTTTGTTTCTGCGTTGGCGTGGCGTCGGTCACCATCCCCCGATGGGCGGAAATATCGCCGGTAATATCACCCATATTATCGGAGGGGGCAATGATAGTGACATTGACAATCGGCTCAAGTACCAGCGGTGCCGCCTTCGATACCGCATCCAGAAACGCCTTTCTTCCTGCGGCAACAAATGCTATTTCTTTGGAGTCCACGGCATGATGTTTGCCGTCAACAAGTGTTACTCGCACATCCTGTAACTGAAAACCCGCGACCGCTCCTTCTTCTAATATATTTCGAATACCCTTTTCGACGGCGGGAATATATTGCCCGGGCACTACGCCGCCGACAATGTTGTTGACGAACTCAAAACCTTCACCCCGCGATAGCGGTTCAATTTTGAGGGATACCTCGCCAAACTGACCTGCACCTCCCGTTTGTTTTTTGTGACGGTAATGGCCCTCGGCGGGGCGAGCGATGGTTTCTCGATAGTCTATGGTGGGTGGTTGTGTATCGACGGTTATGTTGAAAACGGATTCCATTTTTTCCAGCGCGATACGCAGGTGGAAGGCGCCTACGCCCTGAATTATAGTTTCGTTAAGGTTTAGCCGGTGTTCAATTTTTAGGCTGGGGTCTTCAGCGGCAATTTTTTTCAGCGTTTCCGAAAGCTTTTGCTCGTCGCCTCGGCGGGTTGGGCGAATGGCCAGCCCATACATGGGCGCCGGGAATCTTAGCGATTTAAGTTGGATGTGATCTTGCTCGTGAGAATCGTGCAGCACAGAGTCGAAATCGATGTCATCCACTTTCGCAATAGCACAGATATCGCCTGGAACAGCGCCGTTAATCTCTTCTCGTTTGCCGCCCTGTAATTTGTACAGGTGGCTGGCTTTAAAGGCCTTTCGTCCGTCTCCTAAAAATAACTGGCTGTCTGGGGTAATGGTGCCTTGGTGTACACGCATTACCGCCAGCTTCCCCATAAAGGGATCGATGGATATTTTGAAGACGTGGGCGAGAATATGATCATCGGCTTTTTCCGACAGTTCCACCGGTGTATCACCGTTCAAAAATAGCGGAGGGTTGCCCTCGGTGGGGGTTGGCATTAGCTGCGTTAAAATACGCATCAGTTCTGCAATACCGGCGCCGGTTTTTGCCGATACAAAGCATATTGGGATTAAGTGCTGGCTGCGCAGTGCCTGCTCAAAGGGATCGTGCAATTGCTCTGGTTTTAGCGCTTGACCCTGCTCCAAATACAGGTTCATTAATACTTCATCTACCTCCACCACCTGATCTACAAGCGCATCGTGTGCCTGGGTAACCGTGCAAAATTCGGTGTCAGTTTTTTTCGGTTCGAAATAGCAGTCTACAACAGCTTCATGGCCGGGCACTGGCAAATTTAATGGTAGACACTCGCTGCCGTAGCGTTGCTGTATTTCTCGGACTAATCCAGAAAGATCTTCTTCGGCTGCATCAATTTTATTGATAATGATGAGCCGGCATTTTTCGCGTTTTTTGGCTACATCCAACATGCGTTCAGTGACCTGCTCGATACCGGCACTGGCATCAATAACGATAGCAACGCTCTCAACAGCGGGAAGGATGCTGATGCTGCGGCCGACAAAGTCTGGATATCCCGGAGTGTCCAATAGATTTACGTGTGTTTTATCGGTATCAAAACTGCAAATGGAGGTTTCTACCGAATGCTGTAATTGTTTAGATTGGTTGTCGTGATCGGTGACGGTGGTGCCA
The Teredinibacter franksiae DNA segment above includes these coding regions:
- the fusA gene encoding elongation factor G; amino-acid sequence: MNTTESIRNIAVTGHSGAGKTLLIERLLFEAGAIPTLGEIQRGTTVTDHDNQSKQLQHSVETSICSFDTDKTHVNLLDTPGYPDFVGRSISILPAVESVAIVIDASAGIEQVTERMLDVAKKREKCRLIIINKIDAAEEDLSGLVREIQQRYGSECLPLNLPVPGHEAVVDCYFEPKKTDTEFCTVTQAHDALVDQVVEVDEVLMNLYLEQGQALKPEQLHDPFEQALRSQHLIPICFVSAKTGAGIAELMRILTQLMPTPTEGNPPLFLNGDTPVELSEKADDHILAHVFKISIDPFMGKLAVMRVHQGTITPDSQLFLGDGRKAFKASHLYKLQGGKREEINGAVPGDICAIAKVDDIDFDSVLHDSHEQDHIQLKSLRFPAPMYGLAIRPTRRGDEQKLSETLKKIAAEDPSLKIEHRLNLNETIIQGVGAFHLRIALEKMESVFNITVDTQPPTIDYRETIARPAEGHYRHKKQTGGAGQFGEVSLKIEPLSRGEGFEFVNNIVGGVVPGQYIPAVEKGIRNILEEGAVAGFQLQDVRVTLVDGKHHAVDSKEIAFVAAGRKAFLDAVSKAAPLVLEPIVNVTIIAPSDNMGDITGDISAHRGMVTDATPTQKQKVQISAKLPLSELFDYQSRIKSMTGGLGSFTLEFSHYDPVPATTQQSLTKNYQVAEFAT
- a CDS encoding TonB-dependent receptor; protein product: MKVDDILKRHWLTGAVIVLLSMLAAPVLAGGNIRVVVTDVDSHRPITESDVTIISRDGQQRTFKADEDGELLVQELEAGLYEVRISHPDYFVDRQPSVRVVNAKTTPLNIALNDARGNLEEMLVQASKTRVDVLSAVSSTSVDREALRSAAGGGGDVLRSLDGLPGLFSGGEFSSYTVRGNGPRNNLILVDGIPFADVVHFSDAFGEQEDLEGGGRYSVFAPNVIAEAKFQPGGWGPGYGGQAGSLLQLDVAEANNETPSSTVRFDVAGLEVGYDGPSYIHDKTSVLFSARSLDFTQLFETIGLDDLGEPRLTDIIVKTTTQLTNDKFNFLLLDSSEDYLRTVKHVIASDEDEIGDYANAGLAQTERSNRLWAFTWEHLTANDGEVGQRLYHRSFDEEAASGEAYPDLVPQGSPENEVPVRPELLLSTHSETEMGYRLDYRVPNMLGYFSTGLRIANIERDMGLELTDNWIRYTYNYYDSRPSADARYIELTPETTNNQFRESATNYTLYVDQQLETGDWEWRAGLRYDQDNFANETIFSPRLGATWLASQNVRITATAGRYHQEPDATERASDASNADLKNELVDQLSVGFAYSLSDSLELFVEPYYQSLTELIVEQDGTRRTLANTGEGRSYGLDTALTRVFDNGWSADVTYSYNDSTVKDSADGDYYDADFGRPHSMSVGGIWEANARWKISSRWKYASGRPSDSYVVHENVLGDDQPLRYSRETVAFNTDRYDSYNSLNVRVDYRRAFGRTNVIAFVDVINLLGSSNPSNTGFNERSGEDIAEEGSAVPVIGFRLEW